The Papaver somniferum cultivar HN1 unplaced genomic scaffold, ASM357369v1 unplaced-scaffold_107, whole genome shotgun sequence genome includes a region encoding these proteins:
- the LOC113327858 gene encoding probable E3 ubiquitin-protein ligase RNF144A-B yields MAEGSSSSDDDQCSSGMSFCDICIESKAKSETRHSTSKCSHIYCSVCITKQITAKIQENISMITCPDSTCNETLEPHLCRDSISGQVLDRWENALCESSVLASQKIYCPFKDCSVMLVNEDDGVIIRSSECPYCNRLFCAQCEIPWHSELTCDDFQEIKRGAKEDMLLINLAKYQKWTRCPSCRFYVEKVDGVHINFAINVETRGLVVPGAVRESEVAMSTKGILTGIM; encoded by the exons AtggcagaaggcagcagcagtagtgATGATGATCAGTGTTCTTCTGGAATGagcttttgtgatatttgtatcGAATCTAAAGCAAAGAGTGAGACAAGGCACAGTACTAGCAAATGTTCACACATTTACTGTTCTGTATGCATCACCAAACAAATCACAgctaagatacaagaaaacatCAGCATGATTACATGCCCAGATTCCACCTGCAACGAGACATTAGAACCTCATTTATGCAGAGATAGCATATCAGGTCAGGTGTTAGATCGCTGGGAAAACGCATTATGCGAGTCTTCAGTTCTCGCTTCGCAGAAAATTTACTGCCCATTCAAGGACTGTTCAGTGATGCTGGTGAACGAGGATGATGGGGTGATCATAAGGTCGTCAGAGTGTCCTTACTGCAATAGGCTGTTCTGCGCACAGTGTGAGATCCCATGGCATTCTGAATTGACATGTGACGACTTTCAGGAGATAAAAAGAGGAGCAAAAGAAGACATGTTGTTGATTAACCTAGCTAAGTATCAAAAGTGGACAAGATGTCCAAGTTGCAGGTTTTACGTTGAAAAGGTGGATG GTGTGCATATCAATTTTGCTATAAATGTGGAAACTCGTGGACTAGTTGTACCGGGGGCTGTTAGAGAGTCCGAGGTTGCAATGTCGACTAAGGGTATATTAACGGGTATTATGTAA
- the LOC113327774 gene encoding E3 ubiquitin-protein ligase AIP2-like, with protein sequence MEDIQNSSIFLSEVRQSFLNAQELVDLLFRAAPTDQNRIEMERASRLMNGFVSSIERYPGLQELDQAVEASLQSLGSRPLRAPPASKEVVANLPTIIVTEETLMRCTECAVCSENLVINDKMQELPCKHLFHPLCLMPWLDKHNSCPVCRHELPTDNEAYESWKKSETEAEKARRDAANSVC encoded by the exons ATGGAGGATATCCAGAATAGTTCAATTTTTCTTTCTGAAGTACGACAATCGTTTCTTAACGCACAAGAGCTTGTTGATCTTCTCTTTCGCGCAGCACCAACTGATCAAAACAGAATTGAGATGGAGAGAGCATCTCGATTGATGAATGGGTTCGTTAGTAGCATAGAAAGATACCCTGGCTTGCAAGAACTTGATCAAGCTGTAGAAGCTTCATTGCAG AGTCTCGGTTCTCGTCCTCTGAGAGCGCCACCAGCAAGTAAGGAAGTGGTCGCGAACCTTCCAACAATCATCGTGACAGAGGAAACGTTAATGAGGTGTACAGAATGTGCTGTTTGCAGCGAGAACTTGGTTATAAATGACAAGATGCAGGAATTGCCCTGCAAGCACTTGTTTCACCCTCTCTGTTTGATGCCATGGCTG GACAAACACAACTCATGCCCGGTTTGCAGACACGAACTTCCTACAGATAATGAAGCATATGAGAGCTGGAAAAAGAGTGAGACAGAGGCTGAAAAAGCACGAAGGGATGCTGCAAATTCTGTATGTTGA